A genome region from Thermomonospora amylolytica includes the following:
- a CDS encoding phosphotransferase family protein gives MSESRTGTTEVPGVDVPRLSAWLQRTLPDAGPIETVRLIAGGRSNLTYGITLDGGRRIVLRRPPLGHVLPTAHDMAREYRVLSALSGGTGVPVPNPLAFCADEEVIGARFYLMDHVDGRVLRTAEDAADVTPEQARELSERLAEVLAAIHTVDVEAAGLGDFGRPAGYMARQLKRWGQQWDRSREAIVATGATRDLPEYDRLVTRLGERLPDDGRSGLVHGDYRLDNALAVLEPRPGIAAVVDWEMSTLGDPLSDLGLTLTYWAQADDADRLPVGATVTAAPGFLTRRQFAERYADMTGFDLSQIDFYVAFACFKLAVILEGIHARFLQGATVGEGFDKIGDAVPLLLERAHRILDTRTPW, from the coding sequence ATGAGCGAGTCGCGCACGGGCACGACCGAGGTTCCCGGGGTGGACGTGCCCCGGCTGTCGGCCTGGCTGCAGCGGACGCTGCCGGACGCCGGTCCGATCGAGACGGTACGGCTGATCGCCGGAGGCCGGTCCAATCTGACCTACGGGATCACCCTGGACGGCGGGCGGCGGATCGTGCTGCGCAGGCCCCCGCTCGGGCACGTGCTGCCCACCGCCCACGACATGGCGCGCGAGTACCGGGTGCTGTCGGCGCTGTCCGGCGGGACCGGGGTGCCGGTGCCGAACCCGCTGGCGTTCTGCGCGGACGAGGAGGTGATCGGCGCCCGGTTCTACCTGATGGACCATGTCGACGGGCGGGTGCTGCGCACCGCCGAGGACGCCGCCGACGTCACCCCCGAGCAGGCCCGCGAGCTGAGCGAACGGCTCGCCGAGGTGCTGGCCGCCATCCACACCGTGGACGTGGAGGCCGCCGGGCTCGGCGACTTCGGCCGCCCCGCCGGGTACATGGCCCGCCAGCTCAAGCGGTGGGGCCAGCAGTGGGACCGTTCGCGGGAGGCCATCGTGGCCACCGGGGCGACCCGCGACCTGCCCGAGTACGACCGGCTGGTGACGCGGCTCGGCGAACGGCTGCCCGACGACGGCCGGTCCGGGCTGGTGCACGGCGACTACCGGCTGGACAACGCGCTGGCGGTGCTGGAGCCGCGGCCCGGCATCGCCGCGGTCGTGGACTGGGAGATGTCCACGCTCGGCGACCCGCTGTCGGACCTCGGCCTCACGCTGACCTACTGGGCGCAGGCCGACGACGCCGACCGGCTCCCGGTCGGCGCCACCGTCACCGCCGCGCCCGGCTTCCTGACCCGCCGGCAGTTCGCCGAGCGGTACGCCGACATGACCGGGTTCGACCTGTCGCAGATCGACTTCTACGTCGCGTTCGCCTGCTTCAAGCTGGCCGTCATCCTGGAGGGCATCCACGCCCGCTTCCTGCAGGGCGCCACGGTCGGCGAGGGCTTCGACAAGATCGGGGACGCGGTGCCGCTGCTGCTGGAGCGCGCCCACCGGATCCTGGACACCCGCACCCCCTGGTGA
- a CDS encoding RNA polymerase sigma factor: MSGWPSSDRDDDRRLTEALAAGDIDALTQLYDTHAPRLYDYCHALLPDQAAAAAALRDVFLAACAHAGRLADPHLLRAWLYALARTECLRRRRARDRDGRRPERGWIVDPRTGEARPPEPAPEADGAFLDEEDRTRRLEMRKLVHGALAGLQGREREAIDLLMRHGMTPAELAGVLGLDDTTAAELAVAARAALEDALRVPAVAEFGRCPEVTAMVTGKQRPLDPQVVRDVDGHMAEGCPICAQDRTRLAAAALLRTLPVALVPFELRAQVLRAAVDPAGEQARLAAARNVEPLDEWGWPLPAGAAATPAGAAEPQRRQRLLPVLAVAAAVVVVLGAAFWLLPGGGEDPAVGGSRPGPPVPADTGVPSDTGSPEESPAPEPSSPSASPTTPSASPSTASPTPTASPTTTRPAPRPQPPRPRPGTLQVSGCRMEEGQRSCTIRITAQGGAVDWRVTGTRGPIRVSGGGGRLAPGQTETLTVSRDDGCDGPGSDGSGTVYFSPDGAARVSWECGFWD, translated from the coding sequence GTGTCCGGATGGCCGAGCAGCGACCGCGACGACGACCGGCGTCTGACCGAGGCCCTGGCGGCGGGTGACATCGACGCCCTGACGCAGCTCTACGACACCCATGCCCCCAGGCTGTACGACTACTGTCACGCCCTGCTGCCCGACCAGGCCGCCGCGGCCGCCGCGCTGCGCGACGTCTTCCTGGCGGCCTGCGCGCACGCCGGCCGGCTGGCCGACCCCCACCTGCTGCGGGCCTGGCTGTACGCGCTGGCCCGCACCGAGTGCCTGCGCCGCCGGCGGGCCCGCGACCGGGACGGGCGGCGGCCCGAGCGCGGCTGGATCGTCGACCCGCGCACCGGCGAGGCCCGGCCGCCGGAGCCCGCCCCGGAGGCCGACGGCGCGTTCCTGGACGAGGAGGACCGGACCCGCCGGCTGGAGATGCGCAAGCTGGTGCACGGCGCGCTGGCCGGGCTGCAGGGCCGTGAGCGCGAGGCGATCGACCTGCTGATGCGGCACGGCATGACCCCGGCGGAGCTGGCCGGTGTGCTCGGCCTGGACGACACCACGGCGGCGGAGCTGGCGGTGGCGGCGCGCGCCGCGCTGGAGGACGCGCTGCGGGTGCCGGCGGTCGCGGAGTTCGGGCGATGTCCCGAGGTGACCGCGATGGTGACCGGCAAGCAGCGCCCGCTGGATCCCCAGGTCGTCCGGGACGTGGACGGGCACATGGCCGAGGGCTGCCCGATCTGCGCGCAGGACCGCACCCGGCTGGCCGCCGCGGCGCTGCTGCGCACGCTGCCGGTGGCGCTGGTCCCGTTCGAGCTGCGCGCCCAGGTGCTCCGCGCGGCCGTCGACCCGGCCGGCGAGCAGGCCCGGCTCGCCGCGGCCCGCAACGTCGAGCCGCTGGACGAGTGGGGCTGGCCGCTGCCGGCGGGCGCGGCGGCGACTCCGGCGGGCGCGGCCGAGCCGCAGCGGCGGCAGCGGCTGCTGCCCGTGCTCGCGGTGGCCGCCGCGGTGGTCGTGGTGCTGGGCGCGGCGTTCTGGCTGCTGCCCGGCGGCGGGGAGGACCCCGCGGTGGGCGGATCCCGGCCGGGACCGCCGGTGCCCGCGGACACGGGCGTTCCCAGCGACACCGGGTCGCCGGAGGAGTCGCCGGCCCCGGAGCCGAGCAGCCCCTCGGCGAGCCCGACCACGCCGTCGGCGTCCCCGTCGACCGCCTCGCCCACCCCCACGGCCAGCCCCACGACCACCCGGCCCGCTCCGCGGCCGCAGCCGCCTCGGCCCCGGCCGGGAACGCTCCAGGTCAGCGGTTGCCGGATGGAGGAGGGTCAGCGCTCGTGCACCATCCGGATCACCGCGCAGGGCGGCGCCGTCGACTGGCGCGTCACGGGGACGCGCGGGCCGATCAGAGTGTCGGGCGGCGGCGGCAGGCTGGCGCCGGGCCAGACGGAGACCCTGACGGTGAGTCGTGACGACGGCTGCGACGGCCCCGGCTCCGACGGGTCCGGAACGGTGTACTTCTCCCCCGACGGCGCGGCCAGGGTGAGCTGGGAGTGCGGCTTTTGGGACTGA
- a CDS encoding substrate-binding and VWA domain-containing protein: MSGRHRNDLPDEHGEGGHEASAPPPYGGSGADTSDWFTPRDTQGRPIAGRSSDYGEDPLTSPPGGSPGYPAGGPSSGRYQSRPSGGYERPGGSGGYQQPGGGYERPAGSGGYERPAGGGGHEQPGRYDRPAAGGGHGQSGGYERPGTGGYGTPGRHDVPGAAGAAGAAGRGGSGESDIPDWFGTEGGGRRSGFEAGGFGGASDPGYGPGRPGGPGAGREPGERGEGGSFAGAGYGAYESISRSDGGPTLGGRSGGGSRRSGDYDSGDYEYGRRRKRRGAGMIGPMAGAVGLALLLGVGVYAFAGGGGCGDDALSLDVAVAPDIEPAVAKTVGRFNDAEHEVDGKCVKATVRAAEPSAVSTLLQGQSVESAGNRRPDVWIPDSSLWVSLVRTSEKGKDAVQPTKTSVAQSPIVVAMPQQLTQSLRQNGTMTNPSWDSLLSVAGGSQAGTVTKNQLLPARSVRLYLPDPSRNAAGMGSLLIANTLLANDPDRESVLTGIVRKMRENTTPTVKSQFASFRRDRQGRYPIALSSEQAVWAHNRDKPQEPAVAIYPTEGTLLLDYPLAVSTADPARRQAARLLEQAVNTEPAREDVRGQGFRSADGKAPTTFDDDSGVDPRRVRQLPAPQPAVVQGLMQAWAKLSLGMRMLSVIDISGSMLESSGGVTRMQATARVAQGGLSLMSNDSELGQWVFSTEVDGSKDYKETVPIGPLGERIGSTTRRQLILSSLSQMRPKPNGDTGLYDTILAAYEHMTGTYKPEFVNSIVLFTDGKNDDDNGPTLNQTLDRLRGMADSTKPVQVIIIGIGSGIDVNELRQIAAVTGGSVYVARTPAEIQKIFLQAMSRRISN; encoded by the coding sequence GTGAGCGGACGTCATCGCAATGACCTGCCGGACGAGCACGGCGAAGGCGGGCACGAGGCATCTGCTCCCCCGCCCTACGGCGGGTCCGGCGCGGACACGTCCGACTGGTTCACCCCCCGCGACACCCAGGGCCGACCCATCGCCGGGCGGTCCTCGGACTACGGCGAGGACCCGCTGACCTCGCCGCCGGGCGGCTCACCCGGCTATCCGGCCGGCGGCCCCTCCTCCGGCAGGTACCAGTCCCGCCCTTCCGGAGGGTACGAGCGTCCCGGCGGCAGCGGCGGCTACCAGCAGCCCGGCGGCGGATACGAGCGCCCCGCGGGCAGCGGCGGATACGAGCGCCCCGCGGGCGGCGGCGGCCATGAACAGCCCGGCAGGTACGACCGGCCCGCCGCGGGCGGCGGCCACGGACAGTCCGGCGGCTACGAGCGGCCCGGCACCGGCGGCTACGGGACGCCCGGCCGCCACGACGTGCCGGGTGCCGCGGGCGCGGCGGGCGCGGCTGGTCGCGGGGGCTCCGGGGAGAGCGACATCCCCGACTGGTTCGGCACCGAGGGCGGGGGGCGGCGGTCCGGGTTCGAGGCCGGCGGCTTCGGCGGCGCCTCCGACCCGGGCTACGGGCCGGGGCGTCCCGGCGGTCCGGGCGCCGGCCGGGAGCCGGGCGAGCGCGGTGAGGGCGGGTCCTTCGCCGGGGCCGGCTACGGCGCGTACGAGTCCATCAGCCGGTCCGACGGCGGCCCCACCCTCGGCGGGCGGTCGGGCGGCGGCTCGCGCCGTTCCGGCGACTACGACAGCGGCGACTACGAGTACGGGCGGCGCCGCAAGCGCCGCGGCGCCGGGATGATCGGCCCGATGGCCGGCGCGGTCGGCCTGGCGCTGCTGCTGGGCGTCGGGGTGTACGCGTTCGCCGGGGGCGGCGGCTGCGGCGACGACGCGCTGTCCCTGGACGTGGCGGTGGCGCCGGACATCGAGCCGGCGGTCGCCAAGACGGTCGGCCGGTTCAACGACGCCGAGCACGAGGTCGACGGCAAGTGCGTCAAGGCGACCGTGCGGGCGGCCGAGCCCTCCGCGGTCTCCACCCTCCTGCAGGGACAGAGCGTGGAGAGCGCGGGCAACCGGCGCCCGGACGTGTGGATCCCCGACTCCTCGCTGTGGGTCTCCCTGGTCCGCACCTCCGAGAAGGGCAAGGACGCGGTCCAGCCCACCAAGACCTCGGTGGCGCAGAGCCCGATCGTGGTGGCGATGCCGCAGCAGCTCACCCAGAGCCTGCGGCAGAACGGCACCATGACCAACCCGTCCTGGGACAGCCTGCTGAGCGTGGCGGGCGGCAGCCAGGCCGGGACGGTCACCAAGAACCAGCTCCTCCCGGCCAGGAGCGTGCGGCTGTACCTGCCCGACCCGTCCCGCAACGCGGCGGGCATGGGCTCGCTGCTGATCGCCAACACCCTGCTGGCCAACGACCCGGACCGGGAGTCGGTGCTCACCGGCATCGTGCGCAAGATGCGGGAGAACACCACCCCGACGGTCAAGTCGCAGTTCGCCTCGTTCCGCCGGGACCGCCAGGGCCGCTACCCGATCGCGCTGTCCTCCGAGCAGGCGGTGTGGGCGCACAACCGGGACAAGCCGCAGGAGCCCGCGGTCGCGATCTACCCCACCGAGGGCACCCTCCTGCTGGACTACCCGCTGGCGGTCAGCACCGCCGACCCGGCCCGCCGGCAGGCGGCCCGGCTGCTGGAGCAGGCGGTCAACACCGAGCCGGCCCGTGAGGACGTGCGCGGGCAGGGCTTCCGCTCCGCCGACGGCAAGGCCCCCACCACGTTCGACGACGACAGCGGGGTCGACCCGCGGCGGGTGCGCCAGCTGCCGGCGCCGCAGCCGGCCGTGGTCCAGGGGCTGATGCAGGCCTGGGCCAAGCTGTCGCTGGGCATGCGGATGCTGTCGGTGATCGACATCTCCGGCTCGATGCTGGAGAGCAGCGGCGGGGTGACCCGGATGCAGGCCACCGCCCGGGTGGCGCAGGGCGGGCTGTCGCTGATGTCCAACGACAGCGAGCTGGGCCAGTGGGTGTTCTCCACCGAGGTGGACGGAAGCAAGGACTACAAGGAGACCGTCCCGATCGGCCCGCTGGGCGAGCGGATCGGCTCCACCACCCGCCGTCAGCTGATCCTGTCCAGCCTGTCGCAGATGCGGCCCAAGCCGAACGGCGACACCGGGCTCTACGACACGATCCTGGCCGCGTACGAGCACATGACCGGCACGTACAAGCCGGAGTTCGTCAACTCGATCGTGCTGTTCACCGACGGCAAGAACGACGACGACAACGGCCCGACGCTGAACCAGACGCTGGACCGGCTGCGCGGGATGGCCGACTCCACCAAGCCGGTGCAGGTGATCATCATCGGCATCGGGAGCGGCATCGACGTCAACGAGCTCCGGCAGATCGCCGCGGTCACCGGCGGCAGCGTGTACGTGGCCAGGACCCCCGCCGAGATCCAGAAGATCTTCCTGCAGGCGATGTCGCGGCGCATCAGCAACTGA
- a CDS encoding endonuclease/exonuclease/phosphatase family protein produces the protein MDDVQRDRTRAAGRPDLWVSALAWAAVICWGLWALARLAGIDRAPWIGAAATPPVSFTPYIAAASVLPVAFAALLRRRRAVIGGAAVMLVLAFCVLPRAVGGGQPDARGPALRVLTVNLLFGEADPEAVRDLVRRHDVDVLSLQELTPDAVPRLEGAGLGRLLPHKVLDARTGAGGTGLYARYPLRALPAVPGTVFAMPRAEFTLPGGRRVEVTAVHPPPPVTRAAIPQWRHDMRALPSAGDGTVRVLAGDFNATLDHAELRGLLDRGYADAADRVGKGLVHTWRDPRLPAYLTIDHVLVDRRCAVRDVAVHDVPGSDHRAVFAEIRLP, from the coding sequence GTGGACGACGTTCAGCGCGACCGGACGCGGGCCGCGGGGCGGCCGGACCTGTGGGTCTCGGCGCTGGCCTGGGCCGCGGTGATCTGCTGGGGGCTGTGGGCGCTGGCCCGGCTGGCGGGGATCGACCGCGCCCCCTGGATCGGCGCGGCCGCCACCCCGCCGGTGTCGTTCACCCCCTACATCGCCGCCGCCTCGGTGCTGCCGGTCGCCTTCGCCGCACTGCTGCGCCGCCGCCGCGCCGTGATCGGCGGAGCGGCGGTCATGCTGGTGCTGGCGTTCTGCGTGCTGCCGCGGGCGGTCGGCGGCGGCCAGCCGGACGCGCGCGGCCCCGCGCTGCGGGTGCTGACCGTCAACCTGCTGTTCGGGGAGGCCGACCCGGAGGCCGTGCGCGACCTGGTACGGCGCCACGACGTGGACGTGCTGAGCCTGCAGGAGCTGACCCCGGACGCGGTGCCCCGGCTGGAGGGCGCGGGACTGGGGAGGCTGCTGCCGCACAAGGTGCTGGACGCCCGGACCGGGGCCGGCGGCACCGGCCTGTACGCGCGGTACCCGCTGCGGGCGCTGCCCGCCGTGCCCGGCACGGTCTTCGCGATGCCCCGGGCGGAGTTCACCCTCCCCGGCGGCCGCCGGGTGGAGGTGACCGCCGTGCACCCGCCGCCCCCGGTGACCCGCGCCGCCATCCCGCAGTGGCGGCACGACATGCGCGCCCTGCCCTCCGCCGGCGACGGGACCGTGCGCGTCCTGGCCGGGGACTTCAACGCCACGCTGGACCACGCCGAGCTGCGGGGCCTCCTCGACCGCGGGTACGCCGACGCCGCCGACCGCGTCGGCAAGGGCCTGGTGCACACCTGGCGGGACCCCCGGCTGCCCGCCTACCTGACCATCGACCACGTGCTGGTGGACCGCCGCTGCGCGGTGCGCGACGTGGCGGTGCACGACGTGCCGGGCAGCGACCACCGCGCCGTGTTCGCCGAGATCCGCCTGCCCTGA
- a CDS encoding TrmH family RNA methyltransferase, with translation MGRLITVADSADPRLADYVRLRDVQLRKSLEAEHGLFIAEGEKVIRRAVETGYPVRSLLMAPRWLDPLADLLERVDAPVYVADDAVLEGIVGFPVHRGALASMARRPLPPVPELVAAARRVLVLEDLVDHGNVGAIFRCAAALGVDAVVLSPRCADPLYRRSVKVSMGAVFAIPYARMTDWHHGLGELRTAGHRLLALTPDQSAVPIEKAVWGERVALMLGTEGDGLSSRWLKAADEAVCIPMSPGAMARGVDSLNVVAAASIACYGLMRS, from the coding sequence ATGGGGCGCCTGATCACCGTCGCGGACTCCGCCGACCCGCGGCTGGCCGACTACGTGCGGCTGCGGGACGTGCAGCTGCGCAAGAGCCTGGAGGCCGAGCACGGGCTGTTCATCGCCGAGGGGGAGAAGGTCATCCGCCGCGCCGTGGAGACCGGGTACCCGGTCCGTTCCCTGCTGATGGCCCCGCGCTGGCTCGACCCCCTGGCCGACCTGCTGGAACGCGTCGACGCCCCGGTGTACGTCGCCGACGACGCCGTGCTGGAGGGCATCGTGGGCTTCCCGGTCCACCGGGGCGCGCTGGCGTCCATGGCCCGCCGTCCGCTGCCCCCGGTGCCCGAACTCGTCGCCGCCGCCCGCCGCGTCCTCGTCCTGGAGGACCTGGTGGACCACGGCAACGTCGGCGCGATCTTCCGGTGCGCGGCGGCGCTCGGCGTGGACGCGGTCGTCCTGTCGCCCCGCTGCGCCGACCCGCTGTACCGGCGTTCGGTGAAGGTGTCCATGGGCGCGGTCTTCGCGATCCCGTACGCCCGGATGACCGACTGGCACCACGGGCTCGGCGAACTGCGCACGGCGGGCCACCGGCTGCTGGCCCTGACCCCCGACCAGTCGGCCGTCCCGATCGAGAAGGCGGTGTGGGGCGAACGCGTGGCGCTGATGCTGGGCACAGAGGGCGACGGCCTGTCCTCCCGCTGGCTCAAGGCGGCCGACGAGGCGGTCTGCATCCCGATGAGCCCCGGCGCGATGGCCCGCGGCGTCGACTCCCTCAACGTGGTGGCCGCCGCCTCCATCGCCTGTTACGGGCTGATGCGGTCCTGA
- a CDS encoding SseB family protein, whose amino-acid sequence MADAWRPANDLEHRMRDAVQAGDQETFFRVLAEAELVVPVPPDLVDEVLAGRAQPPWPSREEHGRVHVLAFTSAAAMRESFGPAHRHFVTLRFRDAAAGWPDARWWLLVDAGLPIEARLPSWFLTQLVEGDPRPPSAGPLSAPAPAQPAPETAAEEERPAPVVTARHAAGAAKDAPEQPFQPANDVERELLRALAADDEDAFLKALAGAEVLLPVPRDMDYALKPGRAGFPWQTGEVEGHTVIPVFTSPERMRDLIGDAAAGQGPAEHITLPFAAVARYWPDRDWGLAVNGGTPVGAILPGDRLAGLSEWADEVAARRAAEGFEPQNDVERRLVEAAALPDGDAFLKVLAGAQVLVPADPETPWGIRPDDPEFPWRPVPVRGAPAVQVFTSLRWMHEAIGPSRFVMPGFWEVLAGWPDDGWTLVVNPGTPIGTVLTADRIRDLAKAMTPAKATEPVREPAPEPVREPAAAPVADRPEEPAQDWVPARPTEPPAPAEPAAQRAEPLDPPARPEPVEPPEPPFEPGNRIDQELYEAAQAGDTDAFLRVLLAANVLVPIPADAPLELTPTQPEFRWSAAMRDAATVQVFTSLLRLREVMPASRFVYADFRELIRHWPRPDWAMALNPGTRIGASLEGDQVQALSEWATRVGLFRPRPQVPPAPVPPASLGAPAPRRDPRLDDPAETVFDLPPVTDDMPPPGDPTATMVDGPRVDDPLRTTADAVEAAAGGDPTQTVMDPATAEAMAQAAAGPAGPSGRPEQPERPVAGAARRARPQQARPPEQSAGQPAVLQKVVPHGHVGWYLEQGYDRVGGFVHLVSDVAELQTPAQLYEVLGLLYEDSPFSLDDEGVYVIRWPGYCPDLYRIPFGGRTEEEVRSWGEAGWVQERPPFLGTGFAPGSAGSIREYKVDSARLPYGAEMYYLGRDGTERFVAMYDPDRLAWLRPEQEEGDGAAEHEDRAEVGR is encoded by the coding sequence GTGGCCGACGCGTGGCGGCCGGCGAACGATCTCGAACACCGGATGCGGGACGCCGTGCAGGCCGGTGACCAGGAGACCTTCTTCCGGGTGCTGGCGGAGGCCGAGCTCGTCGTCCCCGTCCCGCCCGACCTGGTCGACGAGGTGCTGGCGGGACGGGCGCAGCCGCCATGGCCGTCCCGCGAGGAGCACGGCCGGGTCCACGTGCTGGCGTTCACCTCGGCGGCGGCGATGCGGGAGAGCTTCGGCCCGGCCCACCGGCACTTCGTCACGCTGCGGTTCCGGGACGCGGCGGCGGGCTGGCCGGACGCCCGCTGGTGGCTGCTGGTCGACGCGGGCCTGCCGATCGAGGCCCGGCTGCCGTCGTGGTTCCTGACCCAGCTGGTCGAGGGCGACCCGCGCCCGCCGAGCGCCGGCCCGCTGTCCGCGCCCGCTCCGGCCCAGCCCGCTCCGGAGACGGCGGCGGAGGAGGAGCGGCCAGCCCCGGTGGTGACCGCCCGGCACGCCGCCGGTGCGGCCAAGGACGCGCCCGAGCAGCCGTTCCAGCCGGCGAACGACGTGGAGCGGGAGCTGCTGCGGGCGCTGGCCGCCGACGACGAGGACGCGTTCCTCAAGGCGCTGGCCGGTGCGGAGGTGCTGCTGCCGGTGCCGCGGGACATGGACTACGCGCTCAAGCCGGGCCGCGCGGGCTTCCCCTGGCAGACCGGGGAGGTCGAGGGACACACGGTGATCCCGGTGTTCACCTCGCCGGAGCGGATGCGCGACCTGATCGGCGACGCCGCGGCCGGGCAGGGTCCCGCCGAGCACATCACGCTGCCGTTCGCGGCGGTGGCGCGGTACTGGCCCGACCGGGACTGGGGGCTGGCGGTCAACGGCGGCACCCCGGTGGGGGCCATCCTGCCGGGCGACCGGCTGGCCGGGCTGTCGGAGTGGGCCGACGAGGTCGCCGCGCGGCGGGCGGCCGAGGGGTTCGAGCCGCAGAACGACGTCGAGCGGCGGCTGGTCGAGGCCGCCGCCCTGCCGGACGGCGACGCGTTCCTCAAGGTGCTGGCCGGGGCCCAGGTGCTGGTGCCCGCCGACCCCGAGACCCCGTGGGGGATCCGCCCGGACGACCCGGAGTTCCCGTGGCGGCCGGTACCGGTGCGGGGGGCGCCGGCGGTCCAGGTGTTCACGTCGCTGCGGTGGATGCACGAGGCGATCGGCCCGTCCCGGTTCGTCATGCCGGGGTTCTGGGAGGTCCTGGCGGGCTGGCCGGACGACGGGTGGACGCTGGTGGTCAATCCCGGCACCCCGATCGGCACGGTGCTGACCGCCGACCGGATCCGGGACCTGGCCAAGGCGATGACCCCGGCCAAAGCCACCGAACCGGTCCGGGAACCGGCCCCCGAGCCGGTCCGGGAGCCGGCCGCCGCGCCGGTGGCCGACCGGCCGGAGGAGCCCGCGCAGGACTGGGTGCCGGCCCGGCCCACCGAGCCCCCCGCGCCCGCCGAACCCGCCGCGCAGCGCGCCGAGCCGCTCGACCCGCCCGCCCGGCCCGAGCCGGTGGAGCCGCCCGAGCCGCCGTTCGAGCCCGGCAACCGGATCGACCAGGAACTGTACGAGGCGGCGCAGGCCGGGGACACCGACGCGTTCCTGCGGGTGCTGCTGGCGGCCAACGTGCTGGTGCCGATCCCGGCGGACGCGCCGCTGGAGCTCACCCCGACCCAGCCGGAGTTCCGCTGGTCGGCGGCGATGCGGGACGCCGCCACGGTGCAGGTGTTCACCTCGCTGCTGCGGCTGCGCGAGGTGATGCCCGCCTCCCGGTTCGTGTACGCCGACTTCCGGGAGCTGATCCGGCACTGGCCGCGCCCCGACTGGGCGATGGCGCTGAACCCGGGCACCCGCATCGGCGCCTCGCTGGAGGGCGACCAGGTGCAGGCGCTCAGCGAGTGGGCGACCCGGGTGGGCCTGTTCCGGCCCCGGCCGCAGGTCCCGCCCGCCCCGGTGCCGCCGGCCTCGCTCGGCGCGCCCGCCCCGCGGCGCGATCCGCGTCTGGACGACCCGGCCGAGACGGTGTTCGACCTGCCGCCGGTGACCGACGACATGCCGCCGCCCGGCGACCCCACGGCCACCATGGTCGACGGGCCGCGCGTGGACGACCCGCTGCGGACCACCGCCGACGCGGTGGAGGCCGCTGCGGGCGGCGACCCGACGCAGACGGTGATGGACCCGGCGACGGCCGAGGCGATGGCGCAGGCGGCGGCCGGTCCCGCCGGGCCGTCCGGACGGCCCGAGCAGCCCGAGCGGCCGGTGGCCGGTGCCGCCCGGCGGGCGCGGCCTCAGCAGGCACGCCCGCCGGAGCAGTCCGCCGGTCAGCCCGCCGTGCTGCAGAAGGTCGTCCCGCACGGCCATGTCGGCTGGTATCTGGAGCAGGGCTACGACCGGGTCGGCGGGTTCGTGCACCTGGTGTCCGACGTGGCCGAACTGCAGACTCCGGCGCAGCTGTACGAGGTGCTCGGGCTGCTGTACGAGGACTCCCCGTTCTCCCTGGACGACGAGGGCGTGTACGTCATCCGCTGGCCGGGGTACTGCCCGGACCTGTACCGCATCCCGTTCGGCGGGCGCACCGAGGAGGAGGTGCGGTCCTGGGGCGAGGCCGGCTGGGTGCAGGAGCGTCCGCCGTTCCTGGGCACCGGGTTCGCCCCCGGCAGCGCCGGGTCGATCCGCGAGTACAAGGTCGACAGCGCCCGGCTGCCGTACGGGGCGGAGATGTACTACCTGGGCCGGGACGGGACCGAGCGGTTCGTCGCCATGTACGACCCGGACCGGCTGGCCTGGCTGCGGCCGGAGCAGGAGGAGGGTGACGGGGCCGCGGAGCACGAGGACAGGGCGGAGGTCGGCCGATGA